One Rhizoctonia solani chromosome 1, complete sequence DNA window includes the following coding sequences:
- a CDS encoding BRCA1 carboxy-terminus (BRCT) domain protein: protein MDKYLAASRPSASSQAPKSERTTCSSARHHPYIRPGQVKETSKIFEARVPSNPNNTKSKVSGRKLTLALLSSLKAEDNPITHSKSYFTTEHIVSCSSGHQVNDAGGRSGAYVKERNARIELQALERAQGSDITVFRGLVIYINGYCRGTTDTELKRLVVSGGGKISHSHHAGVTHIITSMQLSAKKTEQFKNGKPRKPAHVVTPEWIKDSYEQRKRLQEWKYNVIDLKNDTHVSG, encoded by the exons ATGGATAAATACTTAGCGGCGTCTAGACCTTCAGCCTCATCTCAAGCTCCCAAATCCGAACGAACCACCTGCAGCAGTGCACGGCATCATCCATATATTCGTCCTGGCCAAGTGAAGGAGACTTCCAAGATTTTTGAAGCTAG AGTACCCAGTAACCCCAACAATACCAAATCCAAGGTTTCAGGCCGAAAGTTGACTCTTGCTCTACTTTCTTCGTTGAAAGCTGAAGACAATCCCATAACACACTCCAAATCTTACTTCACAACAG AACATATTGTATCTTGTTCGTCTGGTCACCAAGTGAATGATGCTGGAGGTCGTTCTGGTGCTTACGTGAAAGAGAGAAATGCGAGGATCGAATTGCAAGCTCTGGAGCGTGCCCAAGGTTCTGATATAACAGTCTTCCGAGGACTGGTGATATACATCAATGGTTACTGTCGTGGAACTACAGATACCGAGCTGAAGCGCTTGGTTGTGTCCGGTGGCGGTAAAATATC GCATTCTCATCATGCAGGTGTTACACATATCATAACTTCTATGCAACTTAGTGCAAAAAAGACTGAACAGTTCAAAAATGGGAAACCTCGTAAGCCAGCTCATGTTGTGACTCCAGAATGGATCAAGGATAGCTACG AGCAACGGAAACGCCTCCAAGAGTGGAAATACAATGTCATAGATCTCAAGAACGACACCCATGTCTCTGGATAA
- a CDS encoding eukaryotic translation initiation factor 1A,X-chromosomal, protein MSEFAGSGLGFHFDHSRIKTVKASRTAECTRREYLRSDIQLVQIAMSRRGQSRIAEQELPEIKDGISVCRVGVARGGSQFEVWDGENTWLAELPKRFRNIVWVRRGSYVLVDTTHGSTGSNVKGEITFVLQKDHIADLKKRGEWPIKIEESQNSEEQTIDDELEASHSDEGDETDESDPDLFKNPNRR, encoded by the exons ATGAGCGAATTTGCTGGATCAGGTCTTGGCTTTCACTTCGACCACTCCCGAATCAAGACAGTTAAAGCATCTAGAACCGCTGAGTGCACGCGTCGAGAATATCTCAGATCAGATATACAGCTGGTACAAATTGCAATGTCTAGGAGAGGTCAAAGCCGAATTGCTGAACAAGAACTTCCGGAAATCAAAGACGGCATCAGTGTCTGCCGGGTTGGTGTAGCTCGTGGAGGTTCTCAGTTTGAGGTATGGGACGGAGAAAATACCTGGCTGGCTGAGCTTCCCAAGCGTTTTCGAAATATTGTTTGGGTGCGACGGG GAAGCTATGTTTTGGTAGACACAACACATGGATCAACTGGGAGCAATGTCAAAGGAGAAATAACATTTGTCTTGCAAAAAGACCACATTGCAGATCTTAAGAAGCGAGGAGAGTG GCCCATAAAAATCGAAGAATCTCAAAATTCCGAAGAACAAACTATCGATGACGAACTAGAAGCGTCGCACAGCGATGAGGGCGATGAAACAGATGAATCTGACCCGGACTTATTCAAAAACCCAAATCGTAGATAG